One genomic window of Ictidomys tridecemlineatus isolate mIctTri1 unplaced genomic scaffold, mIctTri1.hap1 Scaffold_112, whole genome shotgun sequence includes the following:
- the LOC144372507 gene encoding DNA mismatch repair protein Msh3-like → MPGNPEPKKCLRTRTVSKSLEKLKEFCCDSAIHQNRVQIAPLQERFAVLPKCTDFEDISFQRAKNAVSSEDSKSQVNQKDSQFGLSHRTHENLQKTSDKPSNRQSKSIYTPLELQYIEMKQQHKDAILCVECGYKYRFFGEDAEIAARELNIYCHLDHNFMTASIPTHRLFVHVRCLVAKGYKVGVVKQTETAALKAIGDNKSSLFSRKLTALYTKSTLIGEDVNPLIKLDDAVDVDEILTDTSTSYLLCIYENKENIKDKKMGNIFIGIVGVKPATGEVVLDSFQDSPSCSELDSDIKPAASGAATSIRLVRANRDAHSQGHCY, encoded by the exons ATGCCTGGTAACCCTG AGCCAAAAAAATGTCTGAGGACCAGGACTGTCTCAAAGTCtctggaaaaactgaaagaattctgCTGCGATTCTGCCATTCATCAAAATAGAGTCCAGATAGCACCTCTTCAAGAGAGGTTTGCAGTTCTACCAAAATGTACTGATTTTGAGGATATCAGTTTTCAACGTGCAAAGAATGCAGTTTCTTCTGAAGATTCTAAATCCCAAGTGAACCAAAAG GACAGTCAGTTTGGCCTATCACATAGGACTCATGAAAACTTACAGAAAACTTCTGATAAACCATCTAATAGACAATCGAAAAGCATCTACACACCATTAGAGTTGCAATATATAGAGATGAAACAGCAGCATAAAGATGCAATTTTATGTGTGGAATGTGGATATAAGTATAGATTCTTTGGGGAAGATGCAGAG attgCTGCCCGGGAGCTGAATATTTATTGCCATTTAGATCACAACTTTATGACAGCAAGTATACCAACTCACAGACTATTTGTTCATGTACGCTGTCTTGTGGCTAAAGGATATAAG GTGGGAGTTGTAAAGCAAACTGAAACTGCAGCATTAAAGGCTATTGGAGACAACAAAAGTTCTCTCTTTTCCCGGAAACTGACTGCTCTTTATACAAAATCCACACTCATTGGAGAAG ATGTGAATCCTCTGATCAAGCTGGATGATGCTGTAGATGTTGATGAGATACTGACTGATACTTCTACCAGCTACCTTCTATGTATCtatgaaaataaggaaaacattaaggacAAAAAAATGGGGAACATTTTCATTGGCATTGTG GGTGTGAAGCCTGCCACAGGTGAAGTTGTGTTGGATAGTTTCCAGGACTCTCCTTCCTGTTCTGAGCTGGACTCGGATATCAAGCCTGCAGCCAGTGGAGCTGCTACTTCCATCAGACTTGTCAGAGCAAACAGAGATGCTCATTCACAGGGTCACTGCTATTAG